In Chanodichthys erythropterus isolate Z2021 chromosome 18, ASM2448905v1, whole genome shotgun sequence, the following are encoded in one genomic region:
- the shprh gene encoding E3 ubiquitin-protein ligase SHPRH isoform X3 — MLLTAIKEMKVGKGASINAIFAYLRTMYKYDTLKNRNHIKKILTKLISEKIVEQIKGRGLAGSFKLGKNYKEKKKKPVAHRTKSFDKATPRRTSRRVSTQDKEASLTSYTTASDSEDSVEPPLLTEELKCEPDSLLDAENPQQKTSVDITDEDDKETADKPQHEMTKNIQIESTESDLTQNLKPELETPTRASVVPFNTSDYRFECICGELGLVDYKPRVQCLNCLLWQHAECVNYKEENLETTPFYCPHCLVAMTPVSTGATLIISPSSICHQWVDEINRHIHTSSLRVLVYQGVKRHGFIQPHILAEQDVVITTYDVLRTELNYVDIPHSNSKDGRRFRNQKRYMAIPSPLVAVEWWRVCLDEAQMVECTTAKAAEMALRLTSVNRWCVSGTPVQRGLEDLYGLVLFLGVDPYWVKYWWDQLLYRPYRHGNTGPLYNVIGQLLWRSAKKDVIDQIQIPPQTEEIHWLNFSPVEGHFYHRQHEVCSQDALVKLRKISDWSLKLGSLDRRTVSTILYPLLRLRQACCHPQAVRGEFLPLQKSTMTMEELLKSLQKKCRVECEEAHRQLVCALNGLAGIHIIRGEFADAAEMYREVLRSSEEHKARLKTDSLQRLHATHNLMELLNAKHPGIPPTLRDDSLKEEAEQLKQHYMAKVNSEVSEAHQNLQPVLQHIKELKRKVNLRSPWWLDVIQQAIQYSMDDDLVGRIQNELTCSYKQQANKLSMADKFRDARGLQFLLSTQMDDLMKSQKTVQDAVKKLEGPPSQQVIEEATLCHLRPVRLPLNNCVFCKADELFTDYESKLFSHTVKGQTAIFEEMIEDEDGLVDDRLPTTSRGLWAASETERALKAILSFAKVRRIESGLIEEGNSFMELFESWKKEYKLLHEYWMSLRDHVSAIDELGMATERMRVRLPDEPKPKVLHIIEPHEVEQNRIKLLNDRAVAKSQLQKKLGQFLYLTNLEKSQDKSTGGLNPEPCPICARPLGQEWAVLTCGHCFCNGCIAIIVEQYSVGNRRRAIKCAICRQTTSHSEISYVFTTQSAHQGQDIPVKGSHSTKVEAVVRVLKKIQMTNPGAKSLVFSTWQGVLDIIAKALFDNNMEFAQINGIHKFQENLSAFKYEDKINILLLPLHTGSNGLNIIEATHVLLVEPILNPAHELQAIGRVHRIGQTKPTFVHRFLIKSTIEERMQAMLKTAEKSHSSTSMKHSEASVFTVADLAELFTEDSEALE, encoded by the exons ATGCTGTTGACTGCGATCAAGGAAATGAAGGTTGGGAAAGGAGCGTCAATCAATgccatttttgcatatttacgGACCATGTACAAGTACGACACCCTAAAGAACCGTAACCACATAAAGAAAATCTTGACCAAACTCATTAGTGAGAAGATTGTGGAACAGATCAAAGGACGAGGGCTAGCAGGATCCTTCAAACTGGGCAAGAACtacaaagaaaagaagaagaagcccGTCGCTCATCGAACT AAATCTTTTGACAAGGCCACTCCGAGGAGAACATCTCGTCGAGTTTCTACTCAGGATAAAGAGGCATCGCTGACCTCTTATACCACAGCTTCAGATTCTGAAGACAGTGTTGAACCTCCTCTCCTGACAGAGGAACTGAAGTGTGAGCCAGATTCCCTTCTGGACGCAGAGAATCCACAACAGAAGACGTCAGTAGACATCACAGATGAAGATGATAAAGAAACCGCAGACAAACCCCAACatgaaatgacaaaaaacatCCAAATCGAGAGTACTGAATCAGATCTTACACAAAACTTAAAGCCTGAACTCGAAACCCCAACTAGAGCGTCTGTGGTCCCATTTAATACTTCAGATTACCGCTTCGAATGCATCTGTGGAGAGCTTGGGTTGGTGGACTATAAGCCTCGTGTTCAGTGCCTCAATTGTCTGCTGTGGCAGCATGCAGAGTGTGTCAACTACAAAGAGGAGAACCTAGAAACCACTCCTTTTTATTGCCCTCATTGCCTGGTGGCAATGACACCTGTGTCTACTGGAGCCACTCTTATCATCTCACCCAGCTCCATCTGTCACCAATGGGTGGATGAAATTAACCGGCACATTCATACTTCCTCCCTTAGAGTGCTG GTGTATCAGGGTGTGAAGAGACATGGTTTCATCCAGCCCCACATTCTGGCTGAGCAGGATGTGGTCATCACTACTTACGACGTGCTGCGCACTGAACTCAATTACGTCGACATCCCCCACAGCAACAGCAAAGACGGCCGGCGATTCCGCAACCAGAAGCGCTACATGGCCATACCGAGCCCACTAGTGGCCGTGGAGTGGTGGCGTGTCTGCTTGGATGAAGCTCAGATGGTGGAGTGCACCACAGCTAAG GCAGCAGAGATGGCTTTGCGGCTCACATCTGTTAATCGTTGGTGTGTCAGTGGAACACCTGTGCAGAGAGGTTTGGAAG ACTTGTATGGTCTTGTCCTGTTTTTGGGAGTTGATCCCTATTGGGTGAAGTACTGGTGGGACCAGTTACTCTATCGCCCGTACCGCCACGGCAATACAGGACCACTCTACAATGTCATTGGTCAATTACTGTGGCGATCTGCCAAAAAAGATGTCATTGATCAG ATTCAAATCCCCCCTCAAACAGAAGAGATCCACTGGCTTAACTTCTCCCCAGTAGAAGGACACTTTTACCACCGTCAGCATGAGGTTTGCTCCCAGGATGCTCTTGTAAAGCTAAGGAAGATCTCTGACTGGTCACTAAAGCTGGGTAGTTTGGACCGACGTACAGTCTCTACCATATTATACCCTCTCCTGCGTCTACGTCAGGCCTGCTGCCACCCGCAAGCTGTCAGAGGAGAATTTCTGCCCCTCCAGAAGAG CACAATGACAATGGAGGAATTGTTGAAGTCACTGCAGAAGAAATGTCGGGTGGAGTGTGAAGAAGCCCACAGGCAGCTGGTGTGTGCTCTAAATGGTCTGGCTGGCATCCACATCATTAGAG GAGAGTTTGCAGATGCAGCGGAGATGTACAGGGAAGTGTTGCGATCATCTGAAGAACATAAAGCAAGACTGAAAACTGATTCCCTTCAG AGGCTTCATGCAACCCATAATCTGATGGAGCTTCTAAATGCAAAGCATCCTGGGATTCCTCCAACCCTGAGAGATGACAGTCTCAAAGAAGAG GCTGAGCAGCTGAAGCAGCATTACATGGCAAAGGTGAATTCTGAGGTTTCTGAAGCACATCAGAACCTGCAACCTGTTCTTCAGCACATTAAAGAGCTAAAACGCAAG GTGAACCTTCGCTCTCCCTGGTGGCTGGATGTCATACAGCAGGCCATTCAGTACTCCATGGATGACGACCTGGTGGGTCGCATCCAAAATGAGCTCACTTGCAGCTATAAACAACAAGCCAACAAACTTTCAATGGCAGACAA GTTTCGAGATGCTCGTGGTCTTCAGTTTCTGCTCAGCACTCAAATGGATGATTTGATGAAATCACAGAAAACGGTCCAGGATGCTGTAAAGAAGCTGGAGGGGCCGCCATCTCAGCAAGTCATCGAGGAAGCGACACTTTGCCACCTGCGACCTGTTCGTCTGCCACTGAACAA CTGTGTGTTTTGCAAAGCTGATGAACTTTTTACGGACTATGAATCAAAACTGTTCTCTCACAC AGTAAAGGGGCAGACAGCCATCTTTGAGGAGATGATTGAAGATGAGGATGGTCTGGTAGATGACAGACTCCCCACGACCAGTCGGGGGTTGTGGGCGGCCAGTGAGACAGAACGGGCCCTTAAAGCTATCCTGTCCTTCGCCAAAGTCCGCCGCATAGAGTCTGGCCTTATAGAGGAGGGAAACTCCTTCATGGAGCTCTTTGAGTCCTGGAAGAAAGAATATAAG CTGCTGCATGAGTACTGGATGTCACTGCGGGATCATGTGTCGGCCATAGATGAGCTGGGCATGGCCACCGAAAGGATGCGTGTGCGGTTACCTGATGAGCCCAAACCCAAAGTGCTGCATATCATAGAACCTCACGAG GTGGAGCAGAACAGGATAAAGCTGCTCAATGATAGGGCAGTGGCCAAATCACAACTGCAAAAAAAGCTTGGGCAGTTTCTCTATCTCACAAACCTGGAGAAG TCTCAGGATAAGTCCACTGGCGGTCTGAATCCAGAACCATGTCCAATCTGTGCTCGACCATTGGGGCAGgag TGGGCCGTACTGACCTGTGGACACTGTTTCTGTAACGGTTGCATCGCCATCATCGTGGAGCAGTACAGCGTTGGCAATCGACGGAGAGCCATAAAGTGCGCCATATGCCGACAAACCACTTCACATTCAGAGATTTCGTATGTGTTCACCACTCAGAGTGCCCACCAGGGGCAGGACATCCCTGTGAAG GGTAGCCACTCCACGAAGGTCGAGGCTGTGGTTCGAGTCCTAAAGAAAATCCAGATGACCAACCCGGGAGCCAAGTCTCTTGTGTTCTCCACG TGGCAAGGCGTCCTGGATATCATTGCAAAAGCCCTTTTCGACAACAACATGGAGTTTGCACAGATCAACGGAATTCACAAATTTCAG GAGAACTTGAGTGCTTTTAAATACGAGGATAAGATCAACATCTTGCTGTTGCCACTGCACACGGGCTCAAACGGGCTGAACATCATCGAGGCCACACATGTGCTGCTGGTGGAGCCCATCCTAAACCCCGCCCATGAGCTGCAGGCCATCGGAAGAGTGCATCGGATTGGCCAGACCAA aCCCACATTTGTTCATCGGTTTCTGATCAAGTCCACCATTGAGGAGCGAATGCAAGCCATGCTAAAAACAGCAGAAAAGAG TCATAGCTCCACGTCCATGAAGCATTCGGAGGCCTCCGTATTTACAGTGGCAGATCTGGCCGAGCTGTTCACAGAGGATAGCGAGGCTCTTGAGTAA
- the shprh gene encoding E3 ubiquitin-protein ligase SHPRH isoform X1 — translation MSSRRKRAPPVRMDEEAKKRVEWNMLEDRRNEGDCEDIQESVPAPSDSCQPGPVLESSQEEESRCFISSAGTEEGPSEEHPSCSIKDSLPNTIELNVMPLSALEQGWNALIGEFNLYPKIPFVLGDDSFCLQQTGDTLTLRLNSDELEVETGRSDLVCPVPIECSFGGKLLEDLDWLQKRKVIKLCHASGDESVKLKILLLESGLGRPEFLSEGNGRIKKANQLLQKLMELFHDFVIPEVMENEEEECDTDLERQNVEELYDYVRHLHQTEAVEQSFDVQHPGLIPVLRPYQSQAVSWMLRREKYKSSNTQEQRLHFLWREIVTICGKKLFYNPYTGCLIREFPLAGVDWPGGILADEMGLGKTVEVLALILCNTRQNLEHGVLTLPAGRSVNYFVPPPPLERQRTIKHEVRPKEKIIYPAVREMLLTAIKEMKVGKGASINAIFAYLRTMYKYDTLKNRNHIKKILTKLISEKIVEQIKGRGLAGSFKLGKNYKEKKKKPVAHRTKSFDKATPRRTSRRVSTQDKEASLTSYTTASDSEDSVEPPLLTEELKCEPDSLLDAENPQQKTSVDITDEDDKETADKPQHEMTKNIQIESTESDLTQNLKPELETPTRASVVPFNTSDYRFECICGELGLVDYKPRVQCLNCLLWQHAECVNYKEENLETTPFYCPHCLVAMTPVSTGATLIISPSSICHQWVDEINRHIHTSSLRVLVYQGVKRHGFIQPHILAEQDVVITTYDVLRTELNYVDIPHSNSKDGRRFRNQKRYMAIPSPLVAVEWWRVCLDEAQMVECTTAKAAEMALRLTSVNRWCVSGTPVQRGLEDLYGLVLFLGVDPYWVKYWWDQLLYRPYRHGNTGPLYNVIGQLLWRSAKKDVIDQIQIPPQTEEIHWLNFSPVEGHFYHRQHEVCSQDALVKLRKISDWSLKLGSLDRRTVSTILYPLLRLRQACCHPQAVRGEFLPLQKSTMTMEELLKSLQKKCRVECEEAHRQLVCALNGLAGIHIIRGEFADAAEMYREVLRSSEEHKARLKTDSLQRLHATHNLMELLNAKHPGIPPTLRDDSLKEEAEQLKQHYMAKVNSEVSEAHQNLQPVLQHIKELKRKVNLRSPWWLDVIQQAIQYSMDDDLVGRIQNELTCSYKQQANKLSMADKFRDARGLQFLLSTQMDDLMKSQKTVQDAVKKLEGPPSQQVIEEATLCHLRPVRLPLNNCVFCKADELFTDYESKLFSHTVKGQTAIFEEMIEDEDGLVDDRLPTTSRGLWAASETERALKAILSFAKVRRIESGLIEEGNSFMELFESWKKEYKLLHEYWMSLRDHVSAIDELGMATERMRVRLPDEPKPKVLHIIEPHEVEQNRIKLLNDRAVAKSQLQKKLGQFLYLTNLEKSQDKSTGGLNPEPCPICARPLGQEWAVLTCGHCFCNGCIAIIVEQYSVGNRRRAIKCAICRQTTSHSEISYVFTTQSAHQGQDIPVKGSHSTKVEAVVRVLKKIQMTNPGAKSLVFSTWQGVLDIIAKALFDNNMEFAQINGIHKFQENLSAFKYEDKINILLLPLHTGSNGLNIIEATHVLLVEPILNPAHELQAIGRVHRIGQTKPTFVHRFLIKSTIEERMQAMLKTAEKSHSSTSMKHSEASVFTVADLAELFTEDSEALE, via the exons ATGAGCAGCAGGAGGAAACGCGCGCCGCCGGTGCGCATGGACGAGGAGGCCAAGAAGAGAGTGGAGTGGAATATGCTTGAAGATCGGAGAAATGAAGGAGATTGTGAAGACATTCAGGAGTCAGTCCCAGCACCGTCAGACAGCTGTCAACCTGGACCGGTGCTTGAGAGCAGCCAGGAAGAGGAAAGCCGGTGTTTTATATCTTCTGCAGGCACAGAAGAAGGACCATCAGAAGAGCATCCAAGCTGCTCCATAAAGGATTCTCTTCCTAATACCATAGAACTGAATGTGATGCCTCTTTCTGCTCTCGAACAGGGATGGAACGCGCTGATTGGAGAGTTTAACCTGTATCCAAAGATTCCTTTTGTGCTTGGAGATGATTCCTTCTGCCTGCAGCAAACAGGTGACACACTAACTTTGAGACTGAATAGTGATGAATTGGAGGTTGAGACGGGCAGAAGTGATCTTGTCTGTCCTGTGCCGATTGAATGTTCCTTTGGTGGAAAATTGTTGGAGGATCTGGATTGGCTACAGAAGAGAAAGGTCATTAAATTGTGCCATGCTTCAGGAGATGAATCCGTGAAG CTGAAAATTCTTCTTCTCGAATCAGGGTTGGGCAGACCAGAATTCCTCAGTGAAGGAAATGGGCGCATTAAAAAAGCCAATCAGCTTCTGCAGAAATTAATGGAATTGTTTCATGACTTTGTCATCCCCG AGGTGATGGAGAATGAAGAGGAGGAGTGTGACACTGATCTAGAGCGTCAGAACGTTGAGGAGCTGTACGATTATGTCAGACACCTCCACCAGACAGAAGCAGTGGAGCAGAGCTTCGACGTCCAGCACCCCGGCCTCATACCTGTGCTGAGACCCTATCAGAGTCAGGCGGTCAGCTGGATGCTGAGGAGAGAGAAGTACAAAAGCAGCAACACTCAAG AGCAAAGGTTGCATTTTCTTTGGAGGGAAATAGTCACTATTTGTGGCAAAAAACTCTTTTACAATCCCTACACCGGATG CTTGATCCGAGAGTTTCCTCTTGCTGGAGTGGACTGGCCTGGTGGGATCCTTGCTGATGAGATGGGGCTTGGGAAAACCGTGGAAGTACTGGCCCTTATTCTGTGTAACACCCGGCAAAACCTGGAGCATGGGGTTCTCACTTTACCTGCG GGACGATCTGTGAATTACTTTGTCCCTCCTCCACCATTAGAGAGACAACGAACCATCAAACATGAGGTGAGACCCAAGGAGAAGATCATTTATCCag CTGTTCGTGAGATGCTGTTGACTGCGATCAAGGAAATGAAGGTTGGGAAAGGAGCGTCAATCAATgccatttttgcatatttacgGACCATGTACAAGTACGACACCCTAAAGAACCGTAACCACATAAAGAAAATCTTGACCAAACTCATTAGTGAGAAGATTGTGGAACAGATCAAAGGACGAGGGCTAGCAGGATCCTTCAAACTGGGCAAGAACtacaaagaaaagaagaagaagcccGTCGCTCATCGAACT AAATCTTTTGACAAGGCCACTCCGAGGAGAACATCTCGTCGAGTTTCTACTCAGGATAAAGAGGCATCGCTGACCTCTTATACCACAGCTTCAGATTCTGAAGACAGTGTTGAACCTCCTCTCCTGACAGAGGAACTGAAGTGTGAGCCAGATTCCCTTCTGGACGCAGAGAATCCACAACAGAAGACGTCAGTAGACATCACAGATGAAGATGATAAAGAAACCGCAGACAAACCCCAACatgaaatgacaaaaaacatCCAAATCGAGAGTACTGAATCAGATCTTACACAAAACTTAAAGCCTGAACTCGAAACCCCAACTAGAGCGTCTGTGGTCCCATTTAATACTTCAGATTACCGCTTCGAATGCATCTGTGGAGAGCTTGGGTTGGTGGACTATAAGCCTCGTGTTCAGTGCCTCAATTGTCTGCTGTGGCAGCATGCAGAGTGTGTCAACTACAAAGAGGAGAACCTAGAAACCACTCCTTTTTATTGCCCTCATTGCCTGGTGGCAATGACACCTGTGTCTACTGGAGCCACTCTTATCATCTCACCCAGCTCCATCTGTCACCAATGGGTGGATGAAATTAACCGGCACATTCATACTTCCTCCCTTAGAGTGCTG GTGTATCAGGGTGTGAAGAGACATGGTTTCATCCAGCCCCACATTCTGGCTGAGCAGGATGTGGTCATCACTACTTACGACGTGCTGCGCACTGAACTCAATTACGTCGACATCCCCCACAGCAACAGCAAAGACGGCCGGCGATTCCGCAACCAGAAGCGCTACATGGCCATACCGAGCCCACTAGTGGCCGTGGAGTGGTGGCGTGTCTGCTTGGATGAAGCTCAGATGGTGGAGTGCACCACAGCTAAG GCAGCAGAGATGGCTTTGCGGCTCACATCTGTTAATCGTTGGTGTGTCAGTGGAACACCTGTGCAGAGAGGTTTGGAAG ACTTGTATGGTCTTGTCCTGTTTTTGGGAGTTGATCCCTATTGGGTGAAGTACTGGTGGGACCAGTTACTCTATCGCCCGTACCGCCACGGCAATACAGGACCACTCTACAATGTCATTGGTCAATTACTGTGGCGATCTGCCAAAAAAGATGTCATTGATCAG ATTCAAATCCCCCCTCAAACAGAAGAGATCCACTGGCTTAACTTCTCCCCAGTAGAAGGACACTTTTACCACCGTCAGCATGAGGTTTGCTCCCAGGATGCTCTTGTAAAGCTAAGGAAGATCTCTGACTGGTCACTAAAGCTGGGTAGTTTGGACCGACGTACAGTCTCTACCATATTATACCCTCTCCTGCGTCTACGTCAGGCCTGCTGCCACCCGCAAGCTGTCAGAGGAGAATTTCTGCCCCTCCAGAAGAG CACAATGACAATGGAGGAATTGTTGAAGTCACTGCAGAAGAAATGTCGGGTGGAGTGTGAAGAAGCCCACAGGCAGCTGGTGTGTGCTCTAAATGGTCTGGCTGGCATCCACATCATTAGAG GAGAGTTTGCAGATGCAGCGGAGATGTACAGGGAAGTGTTGCGATCATCTGAAGAACATAAAGCAAGACTGAAAACTGATTCCCTTCAG AGGCTTCATGCAACCCATAATCTGATGGAGCTTCTAAATGCAAAGCATCCTGGGATTCCTCCAACCCTGAGAGATGACAGTCTCAAAGAAGAG GCTGAGCAGCTGAAGCAGCATTACATGGCAAAGGTGAATTCTGAGGTTTCTGAAGCACATCAGAACCTGCAACCTGTTCTTCAGCACATTAAAGAGCTAAAACGCAAG GTGAACCTTCGCTCTCCCTGGTGGCTGGATGTCATACAGCAGGCCATTCAGTACTCCATGGATGACGACCTGGTGGGTCGCATCCAAAATGAGCTCACTTGCAGCTATAAACAACAAGCCAACAAACTTTCAATGGCAGACAA GTTTCGAGATGCTCGTGGTCTTCAGTTTCTGCTCAGCACTCAAATGGATGATTTGATGAAATCACAGAAAACGGTCCAGGATGCTGTAAAGAAGCTGGAGGGGCCGCCATCTCAGCAAGTCATCGAGGAAGCGACACTTTGCCACCTGCGACCTGTTCGTCTGCCACTGAACAA CTGTGTGTTTTGCAAAGCTGATGAACTTTTTACGGACTATGAATCAAAACTGTTCTCTCACAC AGTAAAGGGGCAGACAGCCATCTTTGAGGAGATGATTGAAGATGAGGATGGTCTGGTAGATGACAGACTCCCCACGACCAGTCGGGGGTTGTGGGCGGCCAGTGAGACAGAACGGGCCCTTAAAGCTATCCTGTCCTTCGCCAAAGTCCGCCGCATAGAGTCTGGCCTTATAGAGGAGGGAAACTCCTTCATGGAGCTCTTTGAGTCCTGGAAGAAAGAATATAAG CTGCTGCATGAGTACTGGATGTCACTGCGGGATCATGTGTCGGCCATAGATGAGCTGGGCATGGCCACCGAAAGGATGCGTGTGCGGTTACCTGATGAGCCCAAACCCAAAGTGCTGCATATCATAGAACCTCACGAG GTGGAGCAGAACAGGATAAAGCTGCTCAATGATAGGGCAGTGGCCAAATCACAACTGCAAAAAAAGCTTGGGCAGTTTCTCTATCTCACAAACCTGGAGAAG TCTCAGGATAAGTCCACTGGCGGTCTGAATCCAGAACCATGTCCAATCTGTGCTCGACCATTGGGGCAGgag TGGGCCGTACTGACCTGTGGACACTGTTTCTGTAACGGTTGCATCGCCATCATCGTGGAGCAGTACAGCGTTGGCAATCGACGGAGAGCCATAAAGTGCGCCATATGCCGACAAACCACTTCACATTCAGAGATTTCGTATGTGTTCACCACTCAGAGTGCCCACCAGGGGCAGGACATCCCTGTGAAG GGTAGCCACTCCACGAAGGTCGAGGCTGTGGTTCGAGTCCTAAAGAAAATCCAGATGACCAACCCGGGAGCCAAGTCTCTTGTGTTCTCCACG TGGCAAGGCGTCCTGGATATCATTGCAAAAGCCCTTTTCGACAACAACATGGAGTTTGCACAGATCAACGGAATTCACAAATTTCAG GAGAACTTGAGTGCTTTTAAATACGAGGATAAGATCAACATCTTGCTGTTGCCACTGCACACGGGCTCAAACGGGCTGAACATCATCGAGGCCACACATGTGCTGCTGGTGGAGCCCATCCTAAACCCCGCCCATGAGCTGCAGGCCATCGGAAGAGTGCATCGGATTGGCCAGACCAA aCCCACATTTGTTCATCGGTTTCTGATCAAGTCCACCATTGAGGAGCGAATGCAAGCCATGCTAAAAACAGCAGAAAAGAG TCATAGCTCCACGTCCATGAAGCATTCGGAGGCCTCCGTATTTACAGTGGCAGATCTGGCCGAGCTGTTCACAGAGGATAGCGAGGCTCTTGAGTAA